One Takifugu rubripes chromosome 19, fTakRub1.2, whole genome shotgun sequence genomic window carries:
- the mdfi gene encoding myoD family inhibitor domain-containing protein isoform X2 yields MDEERGPPTISPEPPDVRNPGPLTPSTAAANGRPQTDPRPGSDVAHTYTEPLILRINGTPERLRNGHGEKWNNILSHTELTTPGKSITSQPTARSTPIHYTQPCRTQPSSQLRNGAKHHGHTRTPHAHCPHHTHTPHTHALQSNGVRNGGLHEHPKLGSLPRGSSSTSSSSSTGPRHTKKLQSNPSITSQSSKRSKSSSKSNSSQIPTEAQDDCCVHCILACLFCEFLTLCNIVLDCATCGSCAGDDSCFCCCCASEECGDCDLPCDMDCGILDACCESADCLEICMECCSLCFSS; encoded by the exons ATGGATGAGGAGAGGGGTCCGCCTACCATCTCCCCAGAGCCGCCCGATGTCAGGAACCCCGGTCCGCTAACGCCGAGCACAGCGGCAGCAAACGGTCGCCCCCAAACAGACCCTCGTCCCGGATCAG ATGTGGCCCACACCTACACCGAGCCCCTCATATTGAGGATAAACGGCACCCCAGAAAGGTTACGGAACGGCCACGGAGAGAAGTGGAACAACATCCTCTCGCACACGGAGCTCACGACTCCCGGCAAGAGTATCACAT CCCAACCCACAGCCAGATCAACACCCATCCATTACACCCAGCCGTGTCGGACACAACCCAGCAGCCAACTGCGCAACGGAGCCAAGCACCACGGACACACTCGGACCCCACACGCACACTGTCCTCATCACACGCACACGCCTCACACGCACGCCCTCCAGTCCAACGGGGTCAGGAATGGGGGCCTTCATGAGCACCCTAAGCTGGGCTCCCTGCCGAGAGGTAGCTCGTCCACCTCGTCTTCGTCCTCTACAGGACCCAGGCACACAAAGAAACTGCAGTCCAACCCGTCCATCACCTCCCAGAGCAGCAAGAGGAGCAAGAGCAGCTCCAAGAGCAACAGCTCCCAGATCCCCACAGAGGCACAGGATG ACTGCTGCGTTCACTGTATCCTGGCCTGCCTGTTCTGCGAGTTTCTGACTCTGTGCAACATCGTGCTGGACTGTGCCACCTGCGGCTCCTGCGCCGGGGACGACTcgtgcttctgctgctgctgcgcctcaGAGGAGTGCGGCGACTGCGACCTGCCGTGTGACATGGACTGTGGCATCCTCGATGCCTGCTGCGAGTCTGCAGACTGCCTGGAGATCTGCATGGAGTGCTGCAGTCTGTGCTTCTCCTCCTGA
- the mdfi gene encoding myoD family inhibitor domain-containing protein isoform X1, which produces MAHSQTPPPPFLSSMDEERGPPTISPEPPDVRNPGPLTPSTAAANGRPQTDPRPGSDVAHTYTEPLILRINGTPERLRNGHGEKWNNILSHTELTTPGKSITSQPTARSTPIHYTQPCRTQPSSQLRNGAKHHGHTRTPHAHCPHHTHTPHTHALQSNGVRNGGLHEHPKLGSLPRGSSSTSSSSSTGPRHTKKLQSNPSITSQSSKRSKSSSKSNSSQIPTEAQDDCCVHCILACLFCEFLTLCNIVLDCATCGSCAGDDSCFCCCCASEECGDCDLPCDMDCGILDACCESADCLEICMECCSLCFSS; this is translated from the exons gCTCACTCTCAGacccctccacctcctttcctgagCAGCATGGATGAGGAGAGGGGTCCGCCTACCATCTCCCCAGAGCCGCCCGATGTCAGGAACCCCGGTCCGCTAACGCCGAGCACAGCGGCAGCAAACGGTCGCCCCCAAACAGACCCTCGTCCCGGATCAG ATGTGGCCCACACCTACACCGAGCCCCTCATATTGAGGATAAACGGCACCCCAGAAAGGTTACGGAACGGCCACGGAGAGAAGTGGAACAACATCCTCTCGCACACGGAGCTCACGACTCCCGGCAAGAGTATCACAT CCCAACCCACAGCCAGATCAACACCCATCCATTACACCCAGCCGTGTCGGACACAACCCAGCAGCCAACTGCGCAACGGAGCCAAGCACCACGGACACACTCGGACCCCACACGCACACTGTCCTCATCACACGCACACGCCTCACACGCACGCCCTCCAGTCCAACGGGGTCAGGAATGGGGGCCTTCATGAGCACCCTAAGCTGGGCTCCCTGCCGAGAGGTAGCTCGTCCACCTCGTCTTCGTCCTCTACAGGACCCAGGCACACAAAGAAACTGCAGTCCAACCCGTCCATCACCTCCCAGAGCAGCAAGAGGAGCAAGAGCAGCTCCAAGAGCAACAGCTCCCAGATCCCCACAGAGGCACAGGATG ACTGCTGCGTTCACTGTATCCTGGCCTGCCTGTTCTGCGAGTTTCTGACTCTGTGCAACATCGTGCTGGACTGTGCCACCTGCGGCTCCTGCGCCGGGGACGACTcgtgcttctgctgctgctgcgcctcaGAGGAGTGCGGCGACTGCGACCTGCCGTGTGACATGGACTGTGGCATCCTCGATGCCTGCTGCGAGTCTGCAGACTGCCTGGAGATCTGCATGGAGTGCTGCAGTCTGTGCTTCTCCTCCTGA